A stretch of Haloprofundus halophilus DNA encodes these proteins:
- a CDS encoding SRPBCC family protein → MAVYKRRVRVAAPLDEVWEFYSRIEGLKALTPGWMGLSVESVRGPDGEADPDVLDTGTEIRMAMQPLGVAPKQRWTSVVVGREEGDSSPWFRDEMIGGPFPRWVHTHEFYGDGDETVVSDTVEYELPGGELGRRASPLGRVGFEPMFRYRHRKTKQLLE, encoded by the coding sequence ATGGCCGTCTACAAGCGACGAGTCCGTGTCGCCGCACCGCTGGACGAAGTGTGGGAGTTCTACTCCCGAATCGAGGGGCTGAAAGCGCTCACCCCCGGGTGGATGGGTCTCAGCGTCGAATCCGTCCGCGGCCCCGACGGGGAGGCGGACCCCGATGTCCTCGACACCGGGACGGAGATTCGGATGGCGATGCAACCGCTCGGCGTCGCGCCGAAGCAGCGGTGGACCTCCGTCGTCGTCGGCCGCGAAGAGGGGGACAGTTCGCCGTGGTTCCGCGACGAGATGATCGGCGGACCGTTCCCGAGGTGGGTCCACACCCACGAGTTCTACGGGGACGGGGACGAGACCGTCGTCTCCGACACCGTCGAGTACGAACTTCCGGGCGGTGAACTCGGACGGAGAGCGAGTCCGCTCGGCCGCGTCGGCTTCGAGCCGATGTTCCGGTACCGACACCGGAAGACGAAACAACTACTGGAGTAG
- a CDS encoding NAD(P)/FAD-dependent oxidoreductase — MTHVAVVGGGPAGLSAALFAAKNGLEVTLFDADETPMHRARLFNYLGVDEGDGVDGTTLVERARRQTDRYGVDRRNERVTELLKDGSEFVVTTDEGECAADYLVLASGRVRELAADVDCERAADGTVVVDTDMRTTTPRVYAAGWAARAEKIQAIISAGDGAVAALDILSEETGEPFRDFDVSSEHDANASD, encoded by the coding sequence ATGACACACGTGGCAGTCGTCGGGGGAGGCCCTGCCGGGCTCAGTGCCGCGCTGTTCGCGGCCAAGAACGGGCTCGAAGTGACCCTGTTCGACGCCGACGAGACGCCGATGCATCGCGCACGGCTGTTCAACTACCTCGGCGTCGACGAGGGCGACGGCGTCGACGGCACGACGCTCGTCGAGCGCGCCCGTCGACAGACCGACCGCTACGGCGTCGACCGTCGGAACGAGCGCGTGACGGAACTGCTGAAAGACGGTTCGGAGTTCGTCGTCACGACCGACGAGGGCGAGTGTGCGGCCGACTACCTCGTCCTCGCGTCGGGTCGGGTGCGGGAACTCGCCGCCGACGTGGACTGTGAGCGCGCCGCCGACGGTACCGTGGTCGTCGACACCGATATGCGGACGACCACCCCCCGCGTCTACGCCGCCGGATGGGCCGCCCGCGCGGAGAAGATACAAGCGATTATCTCGGCCGGCGACGGCGCGGTCGCCGCGCTCGACATCCTGAGCGAGGAGACGGGCGAACCGTTCCGCGACTTCGACGTATCCAGCGAGCACGACGCGAACGCGTCCGACTGA
- the malA gene encoding alpha-amylase MalA — MHHPGPPRFTATGRTLELAPTDPAPGATYRWRVETAPLTSRASVGDDPVEFIVPDVPGTYVVELDAPDGTHRQTIRAFPGELAPESAAGGVSGMSGFASGSTRPTGESGGVGGSGSGAGSGGSGGGRPRIQLHGAVEGDEVVVRADPQPNPNSDRPRGSLDVEFLVDDRDDLGGRDVTIDGWELRVPVSKLPKLARIHAVAVGESYSVPDSVAVERGEITSSGRVDAEGHSSADADANVSVVRLNEPPEWSTEATLYEIYVRGFASDDEGSDNTFEALTKRLDYLDELGVDCLWLTPVLQNDDAPHGYNITDFFSIAEDLGTRDDYEAFVDAAHDRGMKVLFDLVLNHSARQHPFFEDAYRNPESEYYDWYEWQESGEPGTYFDWEKIANFDFRNLNVRRHLLDAADTWAEIADGFRCDMAWAVSRPFWTELRERLKARDPEFLLLDETIPYVADFHDLAFDMHFDTTLYFTLRQVGRGVEPAEAILDAVEQRTEVGFPDHASFMLYLENHDETRYVVECGDAEAYAAGAALFTLPGVPMLYGGQELGQRGRRDALAWGHANEELRDHYQSLIEARNETDALRYDGEFSRVDYESESDRVVAFAREDGQRYVVALNFGAEPAPVEFGPSVENRDVVSGEALEADERGLYVDHVAVLPVGE; from the coding sequence ATGCACCATCCTGGCCCGCCGAGATTCACCGCGACCGGGCGGACGCTCGAACTGGCACCGACCGACCCGGCCCCCGGGGCGACGTACCGCTGGCGGGTCGAGACCGCGCCGCTCACCAGCCGAGCGTCGGTCGGCGACGACCCCGTCGAGTTCATCGTCCCGGACGTGCCCGGCACGTACGTCGTCGAACTCGACGCGCCCGACGGAACCCACCGGCAGACGATTCGCGCGTTCCCCGGCGAACTCGCCCCCGAGAGCGCGGCGGGCGGCGTCAGCGGGATGAGCGGCTTCGCCAGCGGTTCGACCCGACCGACCGGCGAGAGCGGCGGTGTCGGCGGGTCGGGGTCCGGCGCAGGGTCCGGCGGGAGCGGCGGCGGTCGGCCCCGAATCCAGCTCCACGGAGCCGTCGAAGGCGACGAGGTCGTCGTCCGCGCCGACCCGCAACCGAACCCGAACAGCGACCGACCTCGCGGTTCGCTCGACGTGGAGTTCCTCGTTGACGACCGCGACGACCTCGGCGGCCGCGACGTGACGATAGACGGCTGGGAGCTCCGCGTCCCCGTCTCGAAACTGCCGAAACTCGCCCGCATCCACGCCGTCGCCGTCGGCGAATCGTACAGCGTCCCCGACTCCGTCGCCGTCGAGCGCGGCGAAATCACGTCTTCGGGCCGGGTCGACGCCGAGGGCCACTCGTCGGCCGACGCGGACGCGAACGTCTCCGTCGTTCGGCTGAACGAACCGCCGGAGTGGTCGACCGAGGCGACGCTGTACGAGATCTACGTCCGCGGCTTCGCGTCCGACGACGAGGGCAGCGACAACACGTTCGAGGCGCTGACGAAGCGACTCGACTACCTCGACGAACTGGGCGTCGACTGCCTCTGGCTCACGCCCGTGCTGCAGAACGACGACGCCCCGCACGGCTACAACATCACCGACTTCTTCTCTATCGCCGAGGACCTCGGCACCCGCGACGACTACGAGGCGTTCGTCGACGCCGCCCACGACCGCGGGATGAAGGTGCTGTTCGACCTCGTGCTCAACCACTCCGCGCGCCAGCACCCGTTCTTCGAGGACGCCTACCGGAACCCCGAGTCGGAGTACTACGACTGGTACGAGTGGCAGGAGAGCGGCGAACCCGGCACCTACTTCGACTGGGAGAAGATAGCCAACTTCGACTTCCGGAACCTGAACGTCCGCAGACACCTGCTCGACGCGGCGGACACGTGGGCCGAAATCGCCGACGGCTTCCGCTGCGACATGGCGTGGGCCGTCTCGCGGCCGTTCTGGACCGAACTCCGCGAGCGCCTGAAGGCGCGCGACCCCGAGTTTCTCCTGCTGGACGAGACGATTCCGTACGTCGCGGACTTCCACGACCTCGCGTTCGACATGCATTTCGACACGACGCTGTATTTCACGCTCAGACAGGTCGGCCGCGGCGTCGAACCCGCCGAGGCCATCCTCGACGCCGTCGAACAGCGCACGGAGGTCGGCTTCCCCGACCACGCGTCGTTCATGCTCTACCTCGAAAACCACGACGAGACGAGATACGTCGTCGAGTGCGGCGACGCCGAGGCGTACGCCGCGGGTGCGGCGCTGTTCACGCTTCCCGGCGTGCCGATGCTGTACGGCGGACAGGAACTCGGGCAGCGAGGTCGACGCGACGCGCTCGCGTGGGGCCACGCGAACGAGGAACTCCGCGACCACTACCAGTCGCTCATCGAGGCGCGCAACGAGACGGACGCGCTCCGCTACGACGGCGAATTCAGCCGCGTCGACTACGAGTCCGAGTCGGACCGCGTCGTCGCCTTCGCTCGCGAGGACGGGCAGAGGTACGTCGTCGCGCTGAACTTCGGCGCGGAGCCGGCGCCCGTCGAGTTCGGCCCGTCGGTCGAGAACCGCGACGTCGTCTCCGGCGAGGCGTTGGAAGCCGACGAACGCGGCCTGTACGTCGACCACGTCGCGGTGCTCCCGGTGGGCGAGTGA
- a CDS encoding VOC family protein has translation MDISVVDVDHVAIRVSDIDRALSFYRDLLGMEVRDRERFESGEVPYVAVVAGGRHVHLVPTDDDIDVGGEHICLLLRSNEMETEAEIETLLSELREEGVEVEEGEPYERYGAYGRDWAAYVRDPDGRRVELKLH, from the coding sequence ATGGATATCTCCGTCGTCGACGTCGACCACGTCGCCATCCGCGTCTCGGATATCGACCGCGCGCTCTCGTTTTACCGCGACCTGTTGGGGATGGAAGTTCGCGACCGCGAGCGGTTCGAGTCCGGGGAGGTGCCGTACGTCGCCGTCGTCGCCGGCGGACGGCACGTCCACCTCGTGCCGACCGACGACGACATCGACGTCGGCGGCGAGCACATCTGCCTCCTGCTGCGCTCGAACGAGATGGAGACCGAAGCGGAAATCGAGACGCTGCTTTCGGAACTCCGAGAGGAAGGCGTCGAAGTCGAGGAGGGTGAACCGTACGAGCGATACGGCGCGTACGGCCGCGACTGGGCGGCGTACGTCCGCGACCCGGACGGGCGGCGCGTCGAACTGAAACTGCACTAA
- a CDS encoding 7-carboxy-7-deazaguanine synthase QueE has translation MPVSSRVDGNGDAPEGDALPINELFVSLQGEGKLAGVPSIFVRTSGCNLRCWFCDSYHTSWEPTHAWMSLDEVLAEIESFDADHVVLTGGEPLIHDASATLLRELADRGYHTTVETNGTIVPDAPVDLASISPKLESSTPTSDRDPKGDGEWAERHEERRIDLDALASLVDRHSFQLKFVVTGPDDMPEVESLVADVRETANTPVYDDDVLLMPEGQTREQLDGTRGVVADLALEHGYRYTPRVHVDLWNDAPEK, from the coding sequence ATGCCGGTTTCTTCGCGAGTCGACGGAAACGGGGACGCCCCCGAAGGCGACGCGCTCCCCATCAACGAACTGTTCGTCTCGCTGCAGGGCGAGGGGAAACTCGCGGGCGTTCCCAGCATCTTCGTCCGGACCAGCGGTTGTAATCTGCGGTGCTGGTTCTGCGACTCCTACCACACCTCGTGGGAACCGACACACGCCTGGATGAGTCTCGACGAGGTGCTGGCCGAGATCGAGTCGTTCGACGCCGATCACGTCGTCCTGACGGGCGGCGAACCCCTGATTCACGACGCGTCGGCGACGCTCCTGCGCGAACTCGCCGACCGTGGCTACCACACGACCGTCGAGACCAACGGCACCATCGTCCCGGACGCGCCGGTCGACCTGGCGAGTATCAGCCCCAAACTCGAAAGTAGCACGCCGACGTCCGACCGAGACCCGAAAGGCGACGGCGAGTGGGCCGAGCGCCACGAAGAGCGCCGCATCGACCTCGACGCACTGGCGTCGCTCGTCGACCGCCACAGTTTCCAGTTGAAGTTCGTCGTCACCGGGCCCGACGACATGCCCGAAGTCGAGTCGCTCGTCGCCGACGTCCGCGAGACGGCGAACACGCCCGTCTACGACGACGACGTGCTGTTGATGCCGGAAGGACAGACCCGCGAACAGTTGGACGGCACGCGCGGCGTCGTCGCCGACCTCGCACTCGAACACGGCTACCGCTACACGCCGCGCGTCCACGTCGACCTGTGGAACGACGCACCCGAGAAGTAA
- the queC gene encoding 7-cyano-7-deazaguanine synthase QueC, which translates to MTPDNSENADATPTDDEANEKRAVVLLSGGMDSATTAYEAKERGYELHFLHTSYGQKTETREYDCATKLAEELGARDFLHIETDHLKRIGASSLTDDAMAVADADTESEEIPDTYVPFRNANLLSMAVSYAEANDCEAVFVGAHSEDYAGYPDCRPEFFEAFEAMVDVGTKPETELSVEVPFVNDSKTDIAERGVELGVPFEHTWSCYRAEEPACGTCDSCAYRLEAFQNVGVRDPIEYAERPRYAD; encoded by the coding sequence ATGACACCCGACAACTCCGAAAACGCGGATGCGACCCCGACAGACGACGAAGCGAACGAAAAACGCGCCGTCGTGCTCCTCTCCGGCGGGATGGACAGCGCGACGACCGCCTACGAGGCGAAGGAACGCGGCTACGAACTCCACTTCCTGCACACTTCTTACGGGCAGAAGACCGAGACCAGAGAGTACGACTGCGCGACGAAACTCGCCGAGGAGCTGGGCGCGCGCGACTTTCTCCACATCGAGACCGACCATCTGAAACGCATCGGGGCGTCGAGCCTCACCGACGACGCGATGGCCGTCGCCGACGCCGACACCGAAAGCGAGGAGATTCCCGACACCTACGTCCCGTTCCGCAACGCGAACCTGTTGTCGATGGCCGTCTCGTACGCCGAGGCCAACGACTGCGAGGCCGTCTTCGTCGGCGCGCACTCCGAGGACTACGCGGGCTACCCCGACTGCCGACCCGAGTTCTTCGAGGCGTTCGAGGCGATGGTCGACGTGGGGACGAAACCCGAGACGGAGCTCTCGGTCGAGGTCCCCTTCGTGAACGACTCGAAGACCGACATCGCCGAACGCGGCGTCGAACTCGGCGTCCCGTTCGAGCACACGTGGAGTTGCTACCGCGCGGAGGAACCCGCCTGCGGCACCTGCGACTCCTGCGCCTATCGGCTCGAAGCGTTCCAGAACGTCGGCGTCCGCGACCCCATCGAGTACGCCGAGCGACCGCGGTACGCCGACTGA
- a CDS encoding DMT family transporter — protein MRSAPEARVSPLAGLVVAILAVSTSAILVTWSEAPSLVKAFYRVLFTLALVAPVAFTRNRGDFARLSSRDLFFAAVAGAALALHFASWFESLNWTSVAASVTLVQAQPLFVALGAWALLDERVTGRTVVGIAIALVGMVVMSLGDFLTGAAVVGDDPLYGNALAVVGAVTAAGYVLAGRSIRQRVALFPYVTVVYGVCALVLLALVVARGLPLLDYPRREWLLFAAMALGPGLFGHTVINWALAHLESSVVSVSLLGEPVGSTLLALVLLSQVPTPATLAGGVVVLAGIYVTTGARRADPPGDGASVVDD, from the coding sequence GTGCGTTCCGCTCCCGAGGCCCGCGTCTCGCCGCTGGCCGGACTCGTCGTCGCGATTCTGGCGGTCAGCACCAGCGCTATCCTCGTCACGTGGAGCGAAGCGCCGAGCCTCGTCAAGGCGTTCTACCGCGTGCTGTTTACGCTCGCGCTCGTCGCCCCCGTCGCGTTCACCCGAAACCGCGGCGACTTCGCCCGATTGAGCTCCCGGGACCTGTTCTTCGCTGCGGTGGCGGGCGCGGCGCTGGCGCTGCACTTCGCCTCGTGGTTCGAGAGCCTCAACTGGACCTCCGTCGCGGCGAGCGTGACGCTCGTGCAGGCGCAACCGCTGTTCGTCGCCCTCGGCGCGTGGGCGCTGTTGGACGAGCGCGTCACCGGCCGGACCGTCGTCGGCATCGCTATCGCGCTCGTCGGGATGGTCGTCATGTCGCTCGGCGACTTCCTCACCGGTGCCGCGGTCGTCGGCGACGACCCCCTCTACGGCAACGCGCTCGCCGTCGTCGGGGCGGTGACCGCCGCTGGCTACGTGCTCGCCGGCCGCTCGATACGACAGCGCGTCGCGCTGTTTCCGTACGTGACGGTCGTCTACGGCGTCTGTGCGCTCGTTCTCCTCGCGTTGGTCGTCGCCCGCGGCCTCCCGCTTCTCGACTACCCCCGCCGCGAGTGGCTCCTGTTCGCCGCGATGGCGCTCGGACCGGGGCTGTTCGGCCACACCGTCATCAACTGGGCGCTCGCGCATCTGGAGTCCAGCGTCGTCAGCGTCTCGCTGCTCGGCGAACCCGTCGGCAGCACGCTCCTGGCGCTCGTGCTGCTCTCGCAGGTGCCGACGCCCGCGACGCTCGCCGGCGGCGTCGTCGTTCTCGCGGGAATCTACGTCACGACCGGTGCGCGCCGCGCCGACCCGCCCGGCGACGGAGCGAGCGTCGTCGACGACTGA
- a CDS encoding glycoside hydrolase family 15 protein: MRLRTALNDYKRNRGARFPEECPTATGAFSAHGDRLVYVDPRGRLRDYSSSLSGLYGIDRSRFGIETDDGTRWFDELEAVRQHYYRETNVVETEYDAGAYTVHQYDLTLGRAHVTHVELRGAIPADAHLTAFLTFAPEGRETRVGRLIHETAGPNGTKAVEVFHRTEHDYVTASTGLADVRGQIPERFEEMLSDDSFEFPREAVLNRYEDTHLSGDIVVSAPFEREGRAARTTLVTQLSDHGELTRDQALADLRDCALSHATADDLRKAGRMRAEVYVPDGAPNARVVRSDLRALSLLTAPTGAHIAGPEFDPFYAHSGGYGYTWFRDDAEVAANLLESDELLDLDMDDQLQRSVGFLCETQEDDGSWPHRVWAVDGSLAPGWAHGRVEGGDSDEYQADQTASVTTYLATYLRKRGERLSSSERRNVREAVGRAVTAMDETLDDDGLPIRCQNAWENMSGRFTHTAATFLEAYAAVARAPLDDDLRDRAERRAGAVAEGLDALWSEDDGHYALRLDGGRLDDRLDSSTLALVDAFDEYSHLEEPTETELDRLRDHVGATLDGLYRDPDDTPVAGLVRFEGDTWRRGDQEPSKVWSVSTAWGANAAVTLASLLARLGYDGEAFLARAETLYELLLPEGPFATEAGYLAEQIFDDGTFDSATPLGWSHSLRLATTALLREVDALPVSTPAPSGPEEWPRWTTGEKYGVGTVADHGSEDPSRVWFTLTEGALTEVRFPRVDLMNLRTLDFLVVDAEEESSYTARTYNETRRDDAAETIERRAEIVEEDALVFRHTIAERGDGRGHKWELVVEYAADPEHDALLVDVDFEALDDNEYQLYSVADTSLTNTGTKDRGMRLGKPGSYHLVARDAGAYDVGDPLLTDEEGEPYSVALALAAAHRFEWATVGVAGSEYLHGLFSGGEQPDSHSRVDDENIVLVGRVGVGTDLAETLALGFGENADTAAALGEAAGALTRGYETVRSAYVGSWEGFLEPKELPSCVVDDDDLRAQYKSCLMGLRAVEDKTFLGAGIASPSVPWGEAVSAEEAKGYGYNFVWARDLYQVFTVFEAVGDLETAEDALSYVYNYQQDDHGFIPQNSYLDGRTRWGGEQIDNISFPQVMAYQLFEDGVDFEDTDYDYLNVKRSADYVARNGPATAQERWEEEAGYSPSSIAAEIGGLVCAAAIALDEGRTDDALVWLALADDWTENVETWTATETGTELHTHTPYYVRVTRDGDPEAGHLRTLANNGPTLDEREIIDGGFLELARLGIKPWDDEVIRNTLVEVDETIRVDTPYGPAFYRYNGDGYGEQGGDEEGAPWSIETKGQGRLWPIFTGERGEYELLAGTEDGPLAPENLLRTMAAFANSGRMLAEQVWDRDQETEYNWQFGEGTGSATPLAWSMAQFVRLAHGIDAGRPVEMPTVVAERYLETERPEGPAVRVDTDFRGDTIHVSGETDAAIVAVRTSEGTALVEPEDGTYEAAIDISHGENQIIVAAATDTDLETAGTTVKRFTL, translated from the coding sequence ATGAGACTCCGAACCGCGTTGAACGATTACAAGAGAAATCGTGGCGCGCGTTTTCCGGAGGAGTGTCCGACCGCGACCGGGGCCTTTTCGGCGCATGGCGACCGTCTCGTCTACGTCGACCCCCGCGGACGCCTCCGGGACTATTCGTCTTCGCTCTCCGGGCTTTACGGCATCGACCGGTCGCGTTTCGGCATCGAGACCGACGACGGGACGCGCTGGTTCGACGAACTGGAAGCCGTCCGACAGCACTACTACCGCGAGACGAACGTCGTCGAGACCGAGTACGACGCCGGGGCGTACACGGTCCACCAGTACGACCTCACGCTGGGCCGGGCGCACGTCACGCACGTCGAACTCCGCGGCGCGATTCCCGCGGACGCGCACCTGACGGCGTTTCTCACGTTCGCACCCGAAGGGAGAGAGACGCGCGTCGGCCGCCTCATCCACGAGACGGCGGGGCCGAACGGCACGAAAGCCGTCGAGGTGTTCCACCGGACCGAGCACGACTACGTCACCGCCTCGACTGGATTGGCCGACGTCCGCGGGCAGATTCCCGAGCGGTTCGAGGAGATGCTCTCCGACGACTCCTTCGAGTTCCCCCGCGAAGCGGTGTTGAACCGGTACGAGGACACCCACCTCAGCGGCGACATCGTCGTCTCCGCGCCGTTCGAACGCGAGGGCCGCGCCGCCCGAACGACGCTCGTCACGCAGCTCTCCGACCACGGCGAGTTGACCCGCGACCAAGCGCTGGCGGACCTCCGCGACTGCGCGCTCTCGCACGCGACGGCCGACGATTTGCGGAAAGCGGGACGGATGCGCGCCGAGGTGTACGTCCCCGACGGCGCGCCGAACGCCCGCGTCGTCCGCTCGGACCTGCGGGCGCTGTCGCTTCTCACCGCGCCGACCGGTGCGCACATCGCCGGCCCGGAGTTCGACCCCTTCTACGCGCACTCCGGCGGCTACGGCTACACGTGGTTCCGCGACGACGCCGAAGTCGCCGCGAACCTGCTGGAGAGCGACGAGCTGCTGGACCTCGATATGGACGACCAGCTCCAGCGGAGCGTCGGCTTCCTCTGCGAGACCCAGGAGGACGACGGGTCGTGGCCGCACCGCGTCTGGGCCGTCGACGGGTCGCTCGCGCCGGGGTGGGCGCACGGCCGCGTCGAGGGCGGCGACAGCGACGAGTACCAGGCCGACCAGACCGCGAGCGTCACGACGTACCTCGCCACGTACCTGCGAAAGCGCGGTGAGCGGCTGAGTTCGTCCGAGCGGCGGAACGTACGCGAGGCGGTCGGCCGGGCGGTGACCGCGATGGACGAGACGCTCGACGACGACGGCCTCCCGATTCGCTGTCAGAACGCGTGGGAGAACATGAGCGGACGGTTCACGCACACGGCCGCGACGTTCCTCGAAGCGTACGCCGCCGTCGCGCGTGCGCCCCTCGACGACGACCTCCGCGACCGCGCCGAGAGACGGGCCGGGGCGGTCGCCGAGGGCCTCGACGCCCTCTGGTCGGAGGACGACGGCCACTACGCGCTCCGCCTCGACGGCGGCCGCCTCGACGACCGACTCGACTCCAGCACGCTGGCGCTCGTCGACGCATTCGACGAGTACAGTCACCTCGAAGAGCCGACCGAGACCGAACTCGACCGACTGCGCGACCACGTCGGTGCGACGCTCGACGGACTCTACCGCGACCCCGACGACACGCCCGTCGCCGGCCTCGTCCGTTTCGAGGGCGACACCTGGCGACGCGGCGACCAGGAGCCCTCGAAAGTGTGGTCGGTGTCGACGGCGTGGGGGGCCAACGCCGCGGTCACGCTCGCGTCGCTGCTCGCTCGACTCGGCTACGACGGCGAGGCGTTCCTCGCCCGCGCGGAAACGCTGTACGAACTGCTGTTGCCGGAGGGGCCGTTCGCCACCGAGGCGGGCTATCTGGCCGAACAGATATTCGACGACGGCACGTTCGACAGCGCCACCCCGCTGGGGTGGTCGCACTCGCTCCGACTCGCGACGACGGCGCTGTTGCGCGAAGTCGACGCGCTCCCGGTGAGCACGCCCGCACCGTCTGGGCCGGAGGAGTGGCCGCGGTGGACGACCGGCGAGAAGTACGGCGTCGGCACCGTCGCCGACCACGGCAGCGAGGACCCCTCCCGCGTCTGGTTCACGCTCACCGAGGGCGCGCTGACCGAGGTTCGGTTTCCCCGCGTCGACCTGATGAACCTGCGGACGTTGGACTTCCTCGTCGTCGACGCCGAGGAGGAGTCGAGCTACACGGCCAGAACGTACAACGAGACGCGCCGCGACGACGCCGCCGAGACGATAGAGCGGCGCGCCGAGATCGTCGAGGAGGACGCGCTGGTGTTCCGCCACACCATCGCCGAGCGGGGCGACGGCCGCGGCCACAAGTGGGAACTCGTCGTCGAGTACGCCGCCGACCCCGAGCACGACGCGCTGCTCGTCGACGTCGACTTCGAGGCGCTCGACGACAACGAGTACCAGTTGTACAGCGTCGCGGACACGTCGCTGACGAACACCGGCACGAAGGACCGCGGCATGCGACTCGGCAAGCCCGGCAGCTACCACCTCGTCGCCCGCGACGCCGGCGCGTACGACGTCGGCGACCCGCTTCTGACCGACGAGGAGGGCGAACCGTACAGCGTCGCCCTCGCGCTCGCGGCGGCGCACCGCTTCGAGTGGGCGACCGTCGGCGTCGCCGGCTCGGAGTACCTCCACGGCCTCTTTTCGGGCGGCGAACAGCCCGACTCGCACTCCCGCGTCGACGACGAGAACATCGTCCTCGTCGGTCGGGTCGGCGTCGGTACCGACCTCGCTGAGACGCTCGCGCTCGGCTTCGGCGAGAACGCCGACACCGCGGCGGCGCTCGGCGAGGCCGCTGGGGCGCTGACTCGCGGCTACGAGACGGTCCGGTCGGCGTACGTCGGCTCGTGGGAGGGGTTCCTCGAACCGAAGGAGCTGCCGAGCTGCGTCGTCGACGACGACGACCTGAGGGCGCAGTACAAGAGCTGTCTGATGGGTCTCCGCGCCGTCGAGGACAAGACGTTCCTGGGTGCGGGCATCGCCTCGCCGTCCGTGCCGTGGGGCGAGGCGGTCAGCGCCGAGGAGGCGAAGGGGTACGGCTACAACTTCGTCTGGGCGCGCGACCTCTATCAGGTGTTCACGGTCTTCGAGGCGGTCGGCGACCTCGAGACGGCCGAGGACGCGCTGTCGTACGTCTACAACTACCAGCAGGACGACCACGGCTTCATCCCGCAGAACTCCTATCTCGACGGCCGCACCCGCTGGGGCGGCGAGCAGATAGACAACATCTCCTTCCCGCAGGTGATGGCGTACCAGCTCTTCGAGGACGGCGTCGACTTCGAGGACACCGACTACGACTACCTCAACGTCAAGCGCTCGGCGGACTACGTCGCCAGAAACGGCCCCGCGACGGCCCAGGAGCGCTGGGAGGAGGAGGCGGGTTACTCGCCCTCCTCTATCGCCGCCGAAATCGGCGGGCTCGTCTGCGCGGCCGCCATCGCGCTCGACGAGGGGCGGACCGACGACGCGCTCGTCTGGTTGGCGCTGGCTGACGACTGGACCGAGAACGTCGAGACGTGGACCGCCACCGAGACGGGGACCGAGCTACACACCCACACGCCGTACTACGTGCGGGTGACGCGCGACGGCGACCCCGAGGCGGGCCACCTGCGGACGTTGGCGAACAACGGTCCGACGCTCGACGAGCGCGAGATAATCGACGGCGGGTTCCTCGAACTCGCGCGACTCGGAATCAAGCCGTGGGACGACGAGGTGATTCGGAACACGCTGGTCGAAGTCGACGAGACCATCCGCGTCGACACGCCGTACGGGCCGGCCTTCTACCGGTACAACGGCGACGGCTACGGCGAGCAGGGCGGCGACGAGGAGGGCGCGCCGTGGTCCATCGAGACCAAAGGACAGGGTCGGCTGTGGCCCATCTTCACCGGCGAGCGCGGCGAGTACGAACTGCTCGCCGGAACCGAGGACGGCCCCCTCGCGCCCGAGAACCTGCTGCGGACGATGGCGGCGTTCGCCAACAGCGGGCGGATGCTCGCCGAGCAGGTGTGGGACCGCGACCAGGAGACCGAATACAACTGGCAGTTCGGCGAGGGAACCGGCTCCGCGACGCCGCTGGCGTGGAGCATGGCGCAGTTCGTCCGTCTCGCCCACGGCATCGACGCCGGGAGACCCGTCGAGATGCCGACCGTCGTCGCCGAGCGCTACCTCGAAACCGAGCGACCCGAGGGGCCGGCGGTCCGCGTCGACACCGACTTCCGCGGCGACACGATTCACGTCAGCGGCGAGACCGACGCCGCGATCGTCGCAGTCCGGACCAGCGAGGGGACGGCGCTCGTCGAACCCGAGGACGGGACGTACGAGGCGGCGATCGACATCTCCCACGGCGAGAACCAGATAATCGTCGCCGCGGCGACCGACACCGACCTCGAAACGGCGGGGACGACGGTGAAGCGGTTCACGCTCTGA